From a single Capsicum annuum cultivar UCD-10X-F1 chromosome 12, UCD10Xv1.1, whole genome shotgun sequence genomic region:
- the LOC107850964 gene encoding tryptophan synthase beta chain 2 has translation MSLSLPNLYAKGDAYGIKYVEIKTKPSLLNSSFRCRARTKAALGTRSSAVEVPRQWYNIVADLPIKPPPPLHPKTFQPIKPEDLSPLFCDELIKQETSVDQFIDIPEEVLDVYSLWRPTPLIRAKRLEKLLDTPARIYYKYEGGSPAGSHKPNSAVPQAWYNKMEDVKNVVTETGAGQWGSALSFACSLFGLNCEVWQVRASFDQKPYRRMMMQTWGAKVHPSPSDLTEAGRTILQMDPSSPGSLGIAISEAVEIAAMNADTKYCLGSVLNHVLLHQTVIGEECIKQMEDFGETPDVIIGCTGGGSNFGGLAFPFIREKLKGKINPLIRAVEPTACPSLTKGVYAYDYGDTAGMTPLMKMHTLGHDFIPDPIHSGGLRYHGMAPLISHVYELGFMEAISIPQTECFEGAIQFARSEGLIPAPEPTHAIAATIREALRCKETGESKVILMAMCGHGHFDLSSYDKYLQGSLVDLSFSEEKIKASLAKIPQPVS, from the exons ATGTCACTATCACTCCCAAATCTGTATGCAAAAG GTGATGCTTATGGAATAAAGTATGTTGAGATTAAAACAAAGCCAAGTCTATTGAATTCTTCTTTTCGCTGTAGAGCAAGGACTAAGGCAGCTCTTGGTACTCGTTCGAGTGCTGTTGAAGTCCCTCGTCAGTGGTACAATATAGTTGCAGACCTTCCAATCAAGCCCCCTCCACCTTTGCATCCCAAGACTTTTCAACCTATCAAACCTGAGGATTTATCTCCTCTTTTCTGCGATGAGTTGATTAAGCAGGAGACAAGCGTCGACCAGTTTATTGATATTCCGGAAGAAGTTTTAGACGTTTACAGCCTTTGGCGCCCAACTCCTTTGATTAG AGCAAAGAGGTTGGAGAAACTGCTTGATACACCCGCACGAATATATTACAAGTATGAAGGCGGTAGCCCAGCAGGGTCGCACAAGCCCAACTCTGCTGTTCCTCAGGCCTGGTACAATAAAATGGAGGATGTTAAAAATGTTGTCACTGAGACCGGGGCAGGTCAATGGGGGAGCGCGTTGTCATTTGCTTGCAGCTTATTTGGTCTCAATTGCGAG GTATGGCAAGTTCGAGCATCGTTTGATCAGAAACCTTATCGTAGAATGATGATGCAAACTTGGGGTGCCAAGGTGCACCCTTCTCCTTCCGACCTTACAGAGGCTGGTCGGACTATTCTACAAATGGATCCTTCAAGTCCGGGAAGTTTAGGAATAGCTATTTCGGAGGCTGTGGAGATTGCAGCTATGAATGCCGACACCAAGTATTGTTTAGGAAGTGTTCTCAATCATGTTTTATTACATCAGACTGTTATTGGTGAGGAGTGTATAAAGCAGATGGAGGATTTCGGAGAGACTCCGGATGTGATCATCGGTTGCACGGGTGGTGGATCCAATTTTGGAGGACTTGCTTTCCCATTTATCCGGGAGAAGCTTAAGGGAAAAATTAATCCTCTTATTCGAGCGGTTGAACCTACAGCTTGCCCCTCGTTGACCAAAGGCGTATACGCTTATGACTACGGAGACACGGCAGGCATGACTCCTTTAATGAAAATGCATACCCTTGGTCATGACTTCATACCAGATCCCATCCATTCCG GGGGTCTCCGTTACCATGGCATGGCGCCATTGATATCACACGTCTATGAATTGGGATTCATGGAAGCAATATCAATTCCTCAGACTGAATGCTTCGAAG GTGCTATTCAGTTTGCAAGGTCTGAGGGGTTGATACCGGCACCAGAACCGACTCATGCTATAGCTGCCACTATCAGGGAAGCTCTAAGGTGTAAAGAGACTGGAGAATCGAAAGTTATACTCATGGCAATGTGTGGACATGGTCATTTTGATTTGTCATCGTATGATAAGTATTTGCAGGGAAGCCTGGTTGATTTGTCATTCTCGGAAGAGAAAATAAAAGCCTCACTCGCCAAAATACCTCAACCAGTGTCTTAA